The window TGGGTAAAGTATAATGGCAAAAATAGTATTTATTACTGGTGGTCAAAGATCAGGCAAAAGTAGTTTTGCACAAAATTATGCTTTAATTTTATCAGAAAAACCAATTTATTTGGCTACTTCTAGAGTCTTAGATAATGATTTTGCTAAAAGAGTTGAAAGGCATAAATTTGATAGGGATTCTAGATGGGAGAATATTGAAGAAGATCTTTATATTAGCACCAGAATAGAAAACAAAAGAGTTGTTTTAATTGATTGTATAACTCTTTGGCTGACTAATATTATTTTGGATAATGGAGAGGATGTCGAACTATCTTTATCATTTGCAAAAAACGAGATTGATAAAATAATGAAAATCGATTCTACAATAATTATTGTCTCAAATGAGATTGGAATGGGAGGACATGCAAGCAATGACCTTCAGAGAAAATTTACAGATTTACAAGGTTTTATAAATCAATATATCGCCGTAAAAAGTGAAGAAGTATATTTAATGGTGTCTGGAATCAATGTTAAAATTAAAGGATAAATATGGATTTTAATGTAACTAAAACTGATAATTCACTTATTGAAGCTATAGATAATAGAATCAATAATAAAACAAAACCTTTAGGTTCGCTAGGTACTCTTGAGACGATAGCTAAAAAGATATGCCTAATCCAAAATACTTTAACACCAGAATTAAAAAATCCACAAATTATCGTTTTTGCCGGAGATCATGGTATTGCAAGAGAGGGAGTAAGTCCATATCCTCAAGAAGTAACATTTCAAATGGTCATGAATTTTCTATATGGTGGTGCAGCTATTAATGTTTTTACGAAACAAAACAAGATCGGTTTAAAAGTAGTCGATACTGGCGTTAATTATGACTTCTCAGAAAATGATCAACTTATAAACAGAAAAGTAGCTTATGGAACAAAAAGCTTTAAAAATGGTCCAGCAATGTCAAAAGATGAGTTCGAAAAAGCTATCAGTATTGGTTCTGAAATGGTTGTAGAAGCATACAATAAAGGATGCAATATCATAGGTTTTGGTGAAATGGGAATTGGAAACACTTCTTCAT of the Candidatus Delongbacteria bacterium genome contains:
- a CDS encoding bifunctional adenosylcobinamide kinase/adenosylcobinamide-phosphate guanylyltransferase; the protein is MMAKIVFITGGQRSGKSSFAQNYALILSEKPIYLATSRVLDNDFAKRVERHKFDRDSRWENIEEDLYISTRIENKRVVLIDCITLWLTNIILDNGEDVELSLSFAKNEIDKIMKIDSTIIIVSNEIGMGGHASNDLQRKFTDLQGFINQYIAVKSEEVYLMVSGINVKIKG
- the cobT gene encoding nicotinate-nucleotide--dimethylbenzimidazole phosphoribosyltransferase → MDFNVTKTDNSLIEAIDNRINNKTKPLGSLGTLETIAKKICLIQNTLTPELKNPQIIVFAGDHGIAREGVSPYPQEVTFQMVMNFLYGGAAINVFTKQNKIGLKVVDTGVNYDFSENDQLINRKVAYGTKSFKNGPAMSKDEFEKAISIGSEMVVEAYNKGCNIIGFGEMGIGNTSSSATIMHKFTQIDLKHCVGRGTGLDDSGLNKKYEILKECIDNYNGDNDPKTILAYFGGFELIAICGAILKAAELKMIIMMDGFNVTASLIGAHAINENVLDYVLFTHKSDENGHGKMLDFFNAKSILDLGMRLGEGTGAAVAYPVIESSVKFLNEMASFKEAGVSNKG